In one Syntrophales bacterium genomic region, the following are encoded:
- a CDS encoding MarR family transcriptional regulator translates to MGNRFLNHKVSELNITPVQAMILGALHVEDRITSSELGRKTELDSATLTGIIDRLEAAQLIERKGNPADRRSIQIHLTDQGRAMGAEAARVIAEANVEFMANLSEDENSELRRLVAKLRASAARS, encoded by the coding sequence ATGGGAAACCGTTTCCTGAACCACAAGGTCTCGGAACTGAACATCACGCCGGTTCAGGCCATGATCCTGGGGGCCCTCCATGTTGAAGACCGGATCACCTCCAGTGAACTGGGCCGGAAAACGGAACTGGACAGCGCCACCCTGACGGGAATCATCGACCGCCTCGAAGCGGCTCAACTGATCGAACGAAAGGGCAATCCGGCCGACCGCCGGTCCATCCAGATCCACTTGACGGATCAGGGCCGGGCCATGGGAGCCGAGGCTGCCCGGGTGATCGCCGAGGCCAACGTGGAATTTATGGCAAATTTATCGGAAGACGAGAACAGCGAGCTGCGGCGTCTCGTCGCGAAACTGCGGGCTTCCGCGGCAAGATCATGA
- a CDS encoding 3-keto-5-aminohexanoate cleavage protein — MSRDSYIWDYRNPYEWMSRTVQAKFPPMIITCAITGGVQGKEMNENLPETAEEQADAVYEAYKAGAVSVHLHARVPGNQSLTTSDPADYSKINRLIRERCPDIIINNTTGGGPWLTTEQRMCCLFADPPPDMASLNLGPFMLKMPLKDRKEPLPNPRPGFLFDQCIPASYADVNLYAKTMKEKGIKPEIELYHPGQYWVLQDLLREGNLDPPYMVQFVMGFQTSSFPTPANLLGLINELPPQSMFAVIGVGPFQLAMNAMGILLGGHVRVGMEDNMYYRKGEKLKSNAQLVARVKRIALEMNREIATVAQAREMLGLPPAGK; from the coding sequence ATGAGCAGAGACTCGTATATCTGGGACTACAGGAATCCTTATGAATGGATGAGTCGGACGGTACAGGCGAAATTCCCGCCGATGATCATCACGTGTGCCATTACCGGCGGGGTGCAGGGCAAGGAAATGAACGAGAACCTTCCGGAGACGGCGGAAGAGCAGGCCGATGCGGTTTACGAGGCCTACAAGGCGGGGGCCGTCTCCGTTCACCTTCATGCCCGCGTTCCGGGCAACCAGTCTCTCACGACGTCCGATCCGGCGGATTATTCAAAGATCAACCGCCTCATCCGGGAGCGCTGTCCGGACATCATCATCAACAACACCACCGGGGGAGGGCCATGGCTGACCACGGAGCAGCGGATGTGCTGCCTCTTTGCCGATCCGCCTCCGGACATGGCCAGCCTGAACCTGGGGCCTTTCATGCTCAAGATGCCCCTCAAGGATCGCAAGGAGCCTCTGCCCAATCCGCGTCCCGGTTTTCTCTTCGATCAGTGCATTCCCGCCAGCTATGCCGATGTTAATCTCTATGCGAAAACCATGAAGGAGAAAGGGATCAAGCCCGAGATCGAACTGTATCATCCTGGTCAGTACTGGGTCCTGCAGGACCTGCTCCGGGAAGGGAACCTGGATCCCCCTTATATGGTGCAGTTTGTCATGGGGTTTCAGACCTCTTCGTTTCCGACCCCGGCCAACCTCCTGGGACTGATCAACGAGCTTCCTCCCCAATCCATGTTCGCCGTCATCGGAGTCGGGCCTTTCCAGTTGGCCATGAACGCAATGGGAATCCTGCTGGGAGGGCATGTCCGGGTCGGCATGGAAGACAACATGTATTATCGGAAGGGGGAGAAATTGAAGAGCAACGCGCAACTGGTAGCCAGAGTCAAGCGCATTGCCCTCGAGATGAACCGTGAGATTGCAACCGTTGCCCAGGCCAGGGAAATGCTCGGGTTACCGCCGGCAGGCAAATGA